Proteins encoded together in one Drosophila albomicans strain 15112-1751.03 chromosome 2R, ASM965048v2, whole genome shotgun sequence window:
- the LOC117573749 gene encoding activating signal cointegrator 1 complex subunit 3: protein MWEPPRLSASLRAKTELESRPQRFNGLSQERSAITTAATSTTTSFTEKSEQTIVKLLAQLPAEKQPAAKVQLQKLRNLVQECMGYEEQPQVVEHAALYLFWLMLDQHVLLVATTTRLHAMFGNTFDRKQTQIHSAVRSIADALQEDELQALKRWMQSQRKTYDSPLWGEDIHISCTPADRLDISLLTNLSPEAALKNRTINKFTMKYKTQGATLAAATQSNSTDGFKLSSELETLLSISQKLEDENLLSRVGDILGSKRSSEDLQNELMELLGFEHFELVIQLLQDRTKIAQQLEQYASRSRRVKQVKQKKEQASSVGAEKRPTVATTVVVQSAQEKQLGKQQRREEKKLQRIMRSIKDEEDDDDAGGAVAISAQQLRMQHQRKLLEASQREPLLLTTKAIKAEQSTYTAPIRYPYVFDSQLEAKQHAGFIGGSRITLPENAERIDNKQWEEVKIPASEPPPLTVGNQRIKIADLDDIGQMAFANCKELNRIQSVVYPVAYHSNENLLVCAPTGAGKTNVAMLTIVHTIHCHLEQGIINRDQFKIVYIAPMKALAAEMVENFSKRLRSLQISVRELTGDMQLTKAEMTATQILVTTPEKWDVVTRKGSGDVALISLVKLLIIDEVHLLHGERGPVVEALVARTLRLVESSQSMIRIVGLSATLPNYIDVAHFLRVNPMKGLFYFDSRFRPVPLDTNFIGIKSVKPLQQIADMDQVCYQKCLEMVQQGHQVMVFVHARNATVRTANVIRELAQQNNTSALFLPTDNNAHGLANRSIQKSRNKQLVELFSCGLAMHHAGMLRADRQMVEKYFVEGHITVLVCTATLAWGVNLPAHAVIIRGTDIYDAKHGSFVDLGILDVLQIFGRAGRPQFDKSGVGTIITSYDKLNHYLSLLTNQFPIESNFVQCLADNLNAEIGLGTICNVEEAIEWLSYTYLFVRMRINPHVYGIEYAELQKDPTLEARRRQLIMSASMSLDKAKMMRFNQRTMDMNITDLGRTASHFYIKYDTVETFNELMKPFMNESELLAMMSQAQEFQQLKVRDDELEELDELLEYYCKLKAFGGSENVCGKVNILIQTYLSNGYVKSFSLSSDMSYITQNIGRIARALFSIVLRQNNAILTGRMLQLCKMFERRQWDYDSHLRQFPAINAETIDKLERRGLSIYRLRDMEQRELKEWLRSDRYAELVIRSAQELPLLEVEASLQPITRTVLRITVNIFPDFTWNDRVHGKTSQSFWLWIEDPESNYIYHSELFQLNRKSVFSGQSQQLVMTIPLKEPLPPQYYIRVTSDTWLGSTTCIPLSFQHLVLPEHHPPLTELLPLRPLPVSSLQNELYESLYSFSHFNPIQTQIFHCLYHTDNNVLLGAPTGSGKTIVAEIAIFRALNLDPKCKVVYIAPLKALVKERISDWQQRFQRSSLGLKVVELTGDVTPDIQAIRESQLIVTTPEKWDGISRSWQTRDYVQHVTLIVIDEIHLLGEDRGPVIEVIMSRTNFISSHTGRSIRIVGLSTALANAQDLANWLGIKRMGLYNFKPSVRPVPLQVHINGFPGKHYCPRMATMNRPTFQAIRTYSPCEPTIVFVSSRRQTRLTALDLITFVAGDENPKQFLHIAEQEMELILQNIRDQNLKFCLAFGIGLHHAGLQEPDRKCVEELFLNRKIQVLVATATLAWGVNLPAHLVVIKGTEYFDGKVKKYVDMPITDVLQMMGRAGRPQFDNEGVAVVLVHDEKKNFYKKFLYDPFPVESSLLGVLPEHINAEIVAGTVQTKQAALDYLTWTYFFRRLLRNPSYYQLEGIEPENVNAFMSSLVGKVVYELEGAACVVERDGFLVPTFLGRISSFYYLSYRTMKHFLDDLQPGMDTKEVLLAISDCYEFDQQPVRHNEDKYNEQLAETSRFRPPSASWDSPYTKTFLLLQAHFSRQTLPNSDYLTDTKSALDNATRVMQAMVDYTAERGWLSTSLVVQQLMQCVIQARWFDACEFLTLPAVSEANVDVFLNIAHDNHDYLTLPVLKELCRNDYELLAAPLRDAFEEHDIEQMYRVIKELPELAMQVSVEGRYLEDEYAKRPLSIAEGTVVWTPLHANEDYVLCIDLQRLNVAGQRRAPGQSYAIHCPKYPKPKNEAWFLTLGSQSNDELLAMKRLTLRGTRSSNRISFQATPRRGRLQLTLYLMSDCLIGFDQQYDLHFEIIDAKA from the exons ATGTGGGAGCCGCCACGACTAAGTGCATCGCTGCGTGCAAAAACAGAATTGGAATCGAGGCCACAGCGCTTCAATGGACTATCACAGGAACGTTCAGCAATTACAACTGCAGCGACGTCCACGACGACAAGTTTCACTGA gAAAAGTGAACAAACCATTGTCAAATTGCTGGCACAGTTGCCGGCAGAAAAACAGCCGGCTGCAAaagtgcaactgcaaaaaCTACGCAATTTAGTGCAGGAATGCATGGGATACGAGGAGCAGCCCCAGGTGGTAGAGCATGCAGCATTATATCTGTTCTGGCTGATGCTAGATCAACACGTGTTGCTGGTGGCCACCACAACACGACTGCACGCCATGTTCGGAAACACATTCGATCGGAAGCAGACGCAAATCCACAGCGCTGTCCGATCCATAGCGGATGCTCTACAGGAGGATGAGTTACAGGCTCTAAAGCGCTGGATGCAGTCGCAGCGCAAGACTTACGACAGCCCGCTGTGGGGCGAAGATATTCACATTAGTTGTACGCCGGCGGACAGACTGGACATCAGCTTGCTAACGAATCTATCGCCAGAAGCCGCGCTCAAGAACCGCACAATCAACAAGTTCACCATGAAGTATAAGACGCAAGGTGCAACGTTGGCAGCCGCAACGCAGAGCAACTCTACAGATGGCTTTAAGCTTAGTTCGGAGTTGGAAACGTTGCTGAGCATTTCCCAGAAGCTCGAGGATGAGAATCTGTTGAGTCGCGTGGGCGATATTCTTGGCTCGAAGCGCAGCAGCGAGGATCTGCAGAATGAACTGATGGAGTTGCTGGGCTTTGAGCACTTTGAGCTAGTCATTCAACTGCTGCAGGATCGCACCAAGATTGCCCAGCAATTGGAACAGTATGCTTCGAGATCGCGTCGCGTCAAGCAggtgaaacaaaaaaaggaacagGCCAGCTCTGTCGGCGCCGAGAAACGACCCACTGTGGCCACCACTGTCGTGGTGCAATCAGCGCAGGAGAAGCAGCTAggcaagcagcagcggcgTGAGGAGAAGAAACTGCAACGCATCATGCGCAGCATCAAGGACGAGGAggatgacgacgacgccgGCGGTGCAGTGGCCATCTCCGCGCAGCAGCTGCGCATGCAACATCAGCGCAAGCTTCTGGAGGCGTCCCAGCGAGAGCCGCTGCTCCTGACTACCAAAGCGATCAAGGCTGAGCAGTCCACGTATACGGCACCCATTCGATATCCTTATGTGTTCGACAGCCAACTCGAGGCCAAGCAGCATGCCGGCTTTATTGGAGGCAGTCGCATAACGTTACCGGAGAATGCTGAACGCATCGACAATAAGCAGTGGGAGGAAGTCAAGATTCCGGCAAGTGAACCGCCTCCATTGACGGTGGGCAATCAACGCATCAAAATTGCCGACTTGGATGATATTGGACAGATGGCGTTTGCCAACTGCAAAGAACTGAATCGCATCCAGTCTGTCGTCTATCCCGTGGCCTATCACAGCAACGAAAACTTGCTGGTCTGTGCTCCAACGGGAGCGGGCAAGACAAACGTGGCCATGTTGACCATTGTTCACACGATTCACTGCCATCTGGAACAGGGCATCATCAATCGGGATCAGTTCAAGATTGTCTACATTGCACCCATGAAGGCTTTAGCGGCGGAAATGGTCGAGAACTTCTCAAAGCGCTTGCGATCGCTGCAGATCAGCGTTCGCGAACTGACAGGAGACATGCAGCTGACTAAGGCGGAGATGACGGCCACACAAATACTGGTAACGACACCAGAAAAGTGGGATGTGGTCACCAGGAAGG GCAGTGGAGATGTGGCACTCATCAGTCTGGTCAAGCTGCTTATCATCGATGAAGTGCATTTGCTACACGGCGAGCGCGGTCCAGTTGTTGAAGCGTTGGTGGCACGCACGCTGCGTCTCGTGGAATCCTCGCAATCCATGATTCGCATCGTGGGCTTGTCTGCCACACTGCCCAACTACATCGATGTGGCGCACTTCCTGCGCGTGAATCCAATGAAGGGCCTCTTCTACTTCGACTCACGCTTCCGCCCCGTGCCGTTGGACACGAACTTTATTGGCATCAAATCAGTGAAACCTCTGCAGCAGATTGCCGACATGGATCAGGTGTGTTACCAAAAGTGCTTGGAAATGGTGCAGCAGGGACACCAAGTTATGGTCTTCGTTCATGCCCGCAATGCGACGGTGCGAACTGCAAACGTGATCCGTGAATTGGCGCAGCAGAACAACACAAGTGCGCTCTTTCTGCCGACGGATAATAATGCACATGGTTTGGCCAATCGCTCCATACAAAAGAGTAGAAACAAGCAACTCGTCGAGCTGTTTTCCTGTGGCTTGGCCATGCATCATGCGGGCATGCTGCGTGCCGATCGTCAAATGGTCGAGAAGTACTTTGTGGAGGGCCACATCACAGTTCTTGTCTGCACGGCGACGCTTGCCTGGGGTGTCAATTTGCCTGCACATGCGGTCATCATTCGGGGAACGGATATCTACGATGCGAAGCACGGCAGCTTTGTGGATTTGGGCATTCTGGATGTGCTACAGATCTTCGGACGTGCAGGAAGACCTCAGTTTGACAAGAGCGGCGTGGGCACCATCATCACCAGCTACGACAAGCTCAATCACTACCTTTCGTTGCTGACCAATCAGTTCCCCATCGAATCCAACTTTGTGCAGtgcttggctgacaatttaaACGCAGAGATTGGACTGGGCACGATCTGCAACGTGGAAGAGGCTATCGAGTGGCTCAGCTACAC CTATCTTTTTGTTCGTATGCGCATTAATCCCCATGTCTATGGCATTGAGTACGCCGAGCTGCAAAAGGATCCCACGCTTGAGGCGCGTCGGAGGCAGCTAATCATGTCTGCATCGATGAGTTTGGACAAAGCGAAGATGATGCGCTTTAATCAACGCACCATGGACATGAATATCACCGATCTGGGACGCACTGCCTCCCACTTTTACATAAAATACGACACTGTGGAAACGTTCAATGAGTTGATGAAGCCATTCATGAATGAATCTGAGCTGCTGGCCATGATGTCGCAGGCGCAGGAGTTCCAGCAGCTCAAAGTGCGCGACGACGAGCTGGAGGAGCTAGATGAGTTGCTCGAATACTACTGCAAGTTGAAAGCCTTTGGTGGCAGTGAAAATGTTTGCGGCAAG GTTAACATTCTGATACAAACTTATCTGTCCAATGGCTACGTGAAATCCTTCTCGCTCAGCTCGGATATGTCCTACATCACGCAGAACATTGGCAGAATTGCGCGAGCGCTCTTCTCGATAGTGCTGCGACAAAACAACGCCATTCTCACGGGACGCATGCTGCAGCTGTGCAAGATGTTTGAGAGGCGGCAGTGGGACTACGACAGCCATCTGCGTCAGTTCCCGGCCATCAATGCGGAAACCATTGACAAACTTGAGCGTCGTGGATTAAGTATCTATCGACTGCGTGATATGGAGCAGCGCGAGCTGAAGGAATGGTTGCGCAGTGATCGCTATGCTGAGCTGGTCATTCGCTCTGCACAGGAATTGCCGCTACTCGAAGTGGAGGCTAGTCTGCAGCCCATCACACGCACCGTGCTGCGTATCACAGTCAATATTTTCCCCGACTTCACCTGGAATGATCGTGTGCATGGCAAGACTAGTCAAAGCTTCTGGCTGTGGATCGAGGATCCCGAGTCCAACTACATCTATCACTCGGAGCTGTTCCAACTGAATCGCAAGAGCGTTTTCAGCGGACAGTCGCAGCAGCTTGTGATGACCATACCACTGAAGGAGCCACTGCCGCCACAGTACTACATTCGTGTCACCAGCGACACTTGGCTGGGCAGCACCACCTGCATTCCACTGTCCTTCCAGCACCTTGTACTGCCCGAGCATCATCCGCCGCTCACGGAACTGCTGCCCTTGCGTCCACTGCCAGTGAGCAGCCTGCAGAACGAGCTTTATGAGTCGCTCTACAGCTTCTCGCACTTCAATCCCATCCAGACGCAGATCTTCCACTGCCTCTATCACACGGACAACAACGTGCTGCTCGGCGCTCCAACGGGCAGCGGCAAGACAATCGTTGCAGAGATTGCAATCTTTCGTGCTCTGAATCTGGATCCCAAGTGCAAAGTGGTCTACATTGCGCCACTCAAGGCGTTGGTCAAGGAACGCATCTCGGATTGGCAACAGCGCTTCCAGCGCTCCTCCCTCGGCCTTAAAGTAGTTGAGTTGACAGGCGACGTTACACCAGACATTCAGGCCATTCGCGAGTCGCAGCTGATTGTGACCACGCCTGAGAAGTGGGACGGTATCAGTCGATCGTGGCAGACGCGAGATTATGTGCAGCATGTAACGCTAATTGTGATCGATGAGATCCATCTGCTGGGCGAGGATCGTGGTCCAGTTATCGAGGTCATTATGTCGCGTACAAACTTCATTAGCTCACACACAGGCAGATCCATTCGCATTGTGGGCTTGTCCACGGCCCTGGCCAATGCCCAGGACCTGGCTAACTGGCTGGGCATCAAGCGCATGGGTCTGTACAACTTCAAGCCCTCGGTGCGTCCTGTGCCGCTGCAGGTGCACATCAACGGCTTCCCAGGCAAGCACTACTGTCCCCGCATGGCCACGATGAATCGACCCACATTCCAGGCCATTCGTACTTATTCGCCCTGTGAGCCGACTATTGTGTTTGTCTCTTCTCGTCGTCAAACGCGTCTCACAGCTCTAGACTTGATCACTTTTGTGGCGGGCGACGAGAATCCCAAGCAGTTCCTGCACATAGCCGAACAGGAGATGGAACTTATTCTACAGAATATTCGCGATCAGAACCTCAAGTTCTGCCTGGCATTTGGCATCGGACTGCATCATGCTGGTTTACAGGAGCCGGATCGTAAATGTGTCGAGGAACTGTTCCTTAACCGCAAGATCCAGGTGCTCGTGGCCACAGCCACGTTGGCCTGGGGCGTCAATCTGCCTGCCCATCTGGTAGTCATCAAGGGCACAGAGTACTTCGATGGTAAGGTGAAGAAGTACGTGGACATGCCCATCACGGATGTGCTGCAGATGATGGGACGAGCGGGACGACCGCAGTTTGACAACGAAGGAGTCGCTGTTGTGCTGGTGCATGACGAGAAGAAGAACTTCTACAAGAAGTTCCTCTACGATCCGTTCCCCGTGGAGTCCAGTCTGCTGGGCGTGTTGCCGGAGCATATCAATGCTGAGATTGTGGCGGGCACAGTGCAGACAAAGCAGGCGGCTCTCGACTACCTCACCTGGACTTACTTCTTCCGCCGTCTGCTGCGGAATCCCTCCTACTATCAGCTGGAGGGCATCGAACCAGAGAATGTGAATGCTTTCATGTCCAGCCTGGTGGGCAAAGTGGTCTACGAGTTGGAGGGAGCTGCCTGTGTTGTTGAGCGGGATGGTTTCCTAGTGCCCACTTTCCTAGGCCGCATCAGCTCCTTCTACTATCTGTCGTATCGCACAATGAAGCATTTCCTGGACGATCTGCAGCCTGGCATGGACACCAAGGAGGTGCTGCTGGCTATTTCCGACTGCTACGAGTTCGATCAACAACCCGTGCGTCACAACGAAGACAAATACAACGAGCAGCTGGCCGAGACGAGTCGCTTCCGGCCACCCTCGGCCAGCTGGGACTCGCCATACACCAAGACATTCCTGCTGCTTCAAGCGCACTTCTCCCGCCAAACGCTGCCCAACTCAGATTACTTAACGGACACCAAGTCGGCTCTGGACAATGCGACGCGTGTGATGCAGGCCATGGTGGACTATACCGCGGAGCGTGGCTGGCTGTCGACCAGTCTGGTAGTGCAACAATTGATGCAGTGCGTCATCCAGGCACGCTGGTTCGACGCCTGTGAGTTCCTCACATTGCCTGCTGTCAGCGAGGCCAATGTGGATGTGTTTCTAAACATTGCCCACGATAATCATGACTATCTGACGCTGCCAGTGCTAAAGGAGTTATGCAGAAATGACTACGAGCTGCTGGCTGCTCCGTTGCGCGACGCTTTCGAAGAGCACGATATAGAGCAGATGTACAGG GTTATTAAAGAGCTGCCCGAATTGGCAATGCAAGTATCTGTGGAGGGTCGTTATTTGGAGGATGAGTACGCCAAGCGTCCACTCTCCATTGCAGAAGGAACAGTTGTGTGGACTCCACTGCATGCTAACGAAGACTATGTGCTGTGCATCGATCTGCAGCGCCTTAACGTTGCCGGCCAACGACGCGCTCCTGGCCAGAGTTACGCCATCCACTGTCCCAAGTATCCCAAGCCAAAGAACGAGGCTTGGTTCCTGACGCTCGGATCACAGTCCAATGATGAGCTGTTAGCCATGAAGCGACTGACTCTACGCGGCACTCGTTCCTCCAACCGCATATCCTTCCAGGCGACGCCTCGACGGGGGCGACTGCAGCTCACGCTGTATCTGATGTCGGACTGCTTGATTGGTTTCGATCAGCAGTACGATCTGCACTTTGAGATTATCGACGCCAAGGCATAG
- the LOC117573757 gene encoding trissin, whose amino-acid sequence MHIQIILLCICFMWFTCSDAIPCDSCGKECASACGTKHFRTCCFNYLRKRTDPDALRQSSNKRLIDFILLQGHALFTQELRERRNNGTLIDLDFNTYYA is encoded by the exons ATGCATATTCAGATCATCTTGCTAT GCATATGCTTCATGTGGTTTACTTGTTCCGATGCCATTCCATGTGACTCTTGTGGCAAGGAGTGCGCCAGCGCCTGCGGAACCAAGCACTTTCG AACTTGCTGCTTTAACTACTTACGCAAACGCACTGATCCGGATGCACTGCGTCAGAGCTCTAATAAGCGGCTCATTGACTTCATATTGCTGCAAGGACATGCACTGTTTACACAGGAGTTACGCGAGCGACGAAACAATGGCACCTTGATTGACCTCGACTTCAACACCTACTACGCCTAA
- the LOC117573755 gene encoding opsin Rh6 yields MISLNHPAYAQLRDGNNLSLAESVPAEIMHMVDPYWYQWPPLEPMWFGIIGFVIAVLGISSLTGNFIVMYVFTSSKGLRTPSNMFVVNLAFSDFMMMFTMFPPVVLNGFYGTWIMGPFLCELYGMFGSLFGCVSIWSMTLIAYDRYCVIVKGMARKPLTATAAVIRLFIVWLICGIWALLPLFGWNRYVPEGNMTACGTDYFAKDWWNRSYIIVYSLWVYLTPLMTIIFSYYHILKAVAAHEKAMREQAKKMNVASLRNTEAEKSKAIEIKLAKVALTTISLWFFAWTPYTIINYAGIFESMYLSPLATICGSVFAKANAVYNPIVYGLSHPKYKQVLREKMPCLACGKDDFASDSRTQATAEVSESQA; encoded by the exons ATGATCAGTCTAAATCATCCAGCTTATGCCCAACTGCGGGATGGCAACAATCTCAGCCTGGCGGAGAGCGTGCCCGCCGAAATCATGCACATGGTGGATCCCTACTGGTATCAGTGGCCACCATTGGAGCCCATGTGGTTCGGCATCATCGGCTTTGTTATCGCCGTGCTTGG AATAAGTTCGCTGACCGGCAACTTCATCGTGATGTACGTGTTCACCTCGTCGAAGGGACTGCGAACACCTTCGAACATGTTTGTGGTCAACTTGGCTTTCTCTGACTTCATGATGATGTTCACCATGTTCCCCCCGGTTGTGCTCAATGGATTCTACGGCACCTGGATCATGGGTCCGTTCCTTTGCGAGCTCTACGGCATGTTTGGATCTCTCTTCGGCTGTGTGTCCATCTGGTCTATGACTCTGATTGCCTACGATCGCTACTGCGTCATTGTAAAGGGCATGGCACGAAAGCCGCTGACTGCAACGGCAGCTGTAATCCGTCTCTTCATTGTGTGGCTCATCTGCGGCATCTGGGCACTGTTGCCACTCTTCGGTTGGAATCGATATGTTCCTGAGGGCAACATGACCGCTTGTGGTACGGATTACTTTGCTAAGGACTGGTGGAATCGATCCTACATCATTGTCTATTCCCTTTGGGTGTATCTCACTCCCCTGATGACCATCATATTCTCCTACTATCACATTCTAAAG GCTGTGGCCGCCCACGAGAAGGCCATGAGGGAGCAAGCGAAGAAGATGAATGTCGCCTCGCTGCGCAACACCGAGGCAGAGAAGAGCAAGGCCATTGAGATCAAGCTGGCCAAGGTGGCATTGACCACAATATCGTTGTGGTTCTTCGCCTGGACTCCCTACACAATCATCAACTATGCGGGCATCTTTGAGTCCATGTACCTCTCGCCACTGGCAACAATTTGTGGCTCGGTGTTCGCCAAGGCGAATGCTGTTTACAACCCAATTGTGTATGGCTTGAG CCATCCTAAGTACAAGCAGGTGCTCAGGGAGAAGATGCCCTGCCTGGCCTGTGGTAAGGACGACTTTGCCTCAGACTCCAGAACTCAGGCTACCGCTGAGGTTAGCGAATCTCAGGCCTAA
- the LOC117573756 gene encoding B9 domain-containing protein 1 — MSRNQFRRNAPSERSLAMDDVDSDEAGYPGNDAQSKASSKTRRRKSTKRSSSVHKSDEMDDNFTASYFSLCVTGQIVSATFPLGPDKEFIFCRYELVAGPDWQLASGAQHGLTQMSTNKSGHFNDKIVFNMPIEVTYKSTSPFGWPQILISVFGQNGSSAETLLGYAHAHLPVFGSQRESDQSSVLNEVPILMPRCQSMLADVTSWLLRRQPELKDPKVLLDNLQSKGLCMESYGTLELQLHTIMRGARKLGYHWHA; from the exons ATGAGTAGAAACCAGTTTAGACGCAACGCACCCTCGGAGCGGTCGTTGGCCATGGACGATGTGGATAGCGATGAAGCCGGTTACCCTGGCAACGATGCCCAAAGCAAAGCGTCGAGCAAAACACGGCGAAGgaaatcaacaaaaagaagCTCGAGCGTCCATAAATCTGATGAGATGGATGACAACTTCACTGCCAGCTACTTTAGCTTATGCGTCACAGGCCAAATAGTATCAGCCACATTTCCACTGGGTCCCGACAAGGAATTCATCTTCTGCCGCTACGAATTAGTTGCCGGACCGGACTGGCAGCTTGCCTCTGGAGCGCAGCACGGTCTCACACAGATGTCGACCAACAAGAGCGGCCACTTCAATGATAAAATTGTCTTCAACATGCCCATCGAGGTCACATACAAGAGCACCAGTCCCTTTGGCT GGCCACAGATCTTGATCAGCGTCTTTGGACAGAACGGCAGCAGTGCTGAGACTTTGTTGGGCTATGCTCACGCACATCTTCCGGTCTTCGGTAGCCAACGAGAGAGCGATCAATCCTCCGTTCTCAATGAAGTTCCCATTCTTATGCCCAGGTGCCAAAGCATGTTGGCCGACGTGACCAGTTGGCTGCTGCGTCGCCAGCCGGAGCTAAAAGATCCCAAAGTGCTGTTGGACAATCTGCAGAGCAAGG GTCTCTGCATGGAGTCCTATGGCACGttggagctgcagctgcacaCGATAATGCGAGGAGCGCGTAAGCTGGGCTACCATTGGCATGCGTAA